One Acetobacter ghanensis DNA window includes the following coding sequences:
- a CDS encoding VOC family protein, which produces MRFTVDRLDHVVLTVRDVEISASWYQRVLGMEREEYGRNNRTALRFGGQKLNLRPHDAAGWDTATHALPGGNDLCFITAITSEDVVEHLKGCGITIVDGPVARLGAIGPITSVYCHDPDENLIEIASYQG; this is translated from the coding sequence ATGCGCTTTACAGTCGATCGTCTGGACCATGTTGTCCTGACTGTGCGGGACGTTGAAATTTCTGCCTCGTGGTACCAGCGTGTGCTGGGCATGGAGCGGGAAGAATACGGGCGCAACAACCGCACAGCCCTGCGTTTTGGCGGGCAGAAGCTCAACCTCCGCCCGCATGATGCCGCAGGATGGGACACCGCAACCCACGCCCTGCCCGGCGGCAACGACCTGTGCTTTATTACCGCCATTACCAGCGAGGACGTGGTGGAACACCTTAAGGGCTGCGGCATTACCATTGTGGATGGCCCAGTCGCCCGCCTTGGCGCCATTGGCCCCATTACATCCGTTTATTGCCACGACCCGGATGAAAACCTGATCGAGATTGCATCTTACCAAGGGTAG
- a CDS encoding fumarate hydratase → MFPLGEDTTPYRKVDIAGGVSTSQCGGKTVLHVTPEALTELTARAFHEVAHFLRPTHLQKLANILKDPEASDNDRFVALDLLKNACIAAGGILPMCQDTGTAIVFGKKGQRVWVEGNEEIAFSKGVYETYTRTNLRYSQMAPLTMFDEKNTGTNLPVQCDIFASPAGVHDEQMDLMFVAKGGGSANKTFLFQETRALLGSEQHLLEWLDAKVRTLGTSACPPYHLAIVIGGMSAEQTLKTVKLASTHWYDALPTKGDMTGHAFRDLEMEQKVLELTRKLGIGAQFGGKYFCHDVRVVRLPRHGASLPVGIGVSCSADRQIKARVTAEGFFLEQLEHDPARFLPETTDEHLEGEAVRIDLNRPMDEIRKTLSQYPVKTRLALTGTVVVARDIAHAKFRERLQRGEGLPQYLKDHPVYYAGPAKTPEGMPTGSFGPTTAGRMDSYVAELQANGGSYVMLAKGNRSKAVRDACQKYGGFYLGSVGGPAARLAKDCIRKVEVLEYPELGMEAVWKIEVEDFPAFIVIDDKGNDFYAEL, encoded by the coding sequence CTGTTCCCTCTGGGGGAGGACACAACACCTTACCGCAAGGTGGATATTGCAGGTGGCGTCAGCACATCGCAGTGCGGTGGCAAAACCGTTCTGCACGTCACGCCCGAAGCGTTGACGGAACTGACGGCCCGCGCCTTCCACGAGGTGGCCCACTTCCTGCGGCCTACGCACCTGCAAAAGCTGGCCAACATCCTTAAAGACCCCGAAGCCTCGGATAATGACCGCTTTGTAGCGCTTGACCTGCTCAAGAACGCCTGCATTGCCGCGGGCGGTATTCTGCCCATGTGCCAAGACACCGGGACCGCCATCGTATTTGGCAAAAAAGGCCAGCGCGTATGGGTGGAAGGGAACGAGGAAATCGCCTTTTCCAAAGGTGTGTACGAAACCTACACCCGCACCAATCTGCGCTATTCGCAGATGGCCCCGCTGACCATGTTTGACGAAAAGAACACAGGCACCAACCTGCCCGTGCAGTGCGACATCTTTGCCAGCCCCGCAGGCGTGCATGATGAGCAGATGGACCTGATGTTTGTGGCCAAGGGCGGTGGCTCGGCCAACAAGACCTTCCTGTTCCAGGAAACGCGCGCCCTGCTGGGGTCCGAGCAGCACCTGCTGGAATGGCTGGATGCCAAGGTGCGCACGCTGGGCACGTCCGCCTGCCCGCCCTACCACCTTGCCATTGTTATTGGTGGCATGTCCGCCGAGCAGACGCTCAAAACCGTCAAGCTGGCCTCCACCCACTGGTATGACGCCCTGCCCACAAAGGGCGACATGACGGGCCACGCCTTCCGTGATCTGGAGATGGAGCAGAAGGTGCTGGAGCTGACCCGCAAGCTGGGCATTGGCGCACAGTTTGGCGGCAAGTATTTCTGCCACGATGTGCGCGTGGTGCGCCTGCCCCGGCATGGGGCATCGCTCCCCGTGGGTATTGGCGTTTCCTGCTCCGCGGACCGCCAGATCAAGGCACGGGTCACGGCGGAAGGGTTCTTTCTGGAGCAGCTTGAGCACGACCCCGCGCGCTTCCTGCCCGAAACCACGGACGAACACCTTGAGGGCGAAGCCGTGCGCATTGACCTCAACCGCCCGATGGATGAAATCCGCAAGACCCTCTCGCAATACCCGGTCAAGACCCGTCTGGCCCTGACCGGCACCGTAGTTGTGGCGCGTGATATTGCCCACGCCAAGTTCCGCGAGCGGCTCCAGCGTGGTGAGGGCCTGCCCCAGTATCTTAAAGACCACCCTGTTTACTACGCAGGCCCTGCCAAAACGCCCGAAGGCATGCCCACCGGCTCCTTTGGCCCCACCACGGCGGGGCGCATGGATTCGTACGTGGCCGAGCTACAGGCCAATGGCGGCTCCTACGTTATGCTGGCCAAGGGCAACCGCTCCAAGGCCGTGCGGGATGCGTGCCAGAAATACGGCGGCTTCTACCTTGGCTCCGTTGGTGGCCCTGCCGCACGGCTGGCCAAGGACTGCATCCGCAAGGTGGAAGTGCTGGAATACCCCGAACTGGGCATGGAAGCGGTGTGGAAGATCGAAGTTGAGGATTTTCCAGCCTTTATTGTTATTGATGATAAGGGCAACGACTTCTACGCTGAGCTGTAA
- a CDS encoding SspB family protein has protein sequence MADDHDDTTGNDAFPPASLLPYDQWLEEASRDVMLKALEHVSREGLAGEHHFYLTFRTDLSGVQIPDRLRAQYPHEMTIVLQHQFWDLNVDRNAGIVSVGLSFGGVGSILVIPVRAITGFADPSIHFTLHFEPVEDEEDAQADHAPADAGDTAEAQGDSSSQVVSLDAFRRKGPSPA, from the coding sequence ATGGCTGATGACCACGACGATACCACGGGAAATGACGCGTTCCCCCCTGCCAGCCTGCTGCCTTATGACCAGTGGCTGGAGGAGGCCTCCAGAGATGTTATGCTCAAAGCGCTCGAACATGTGAGCCGCGAAGGGCTTGCGGGCGAGCACCATTTCTATCTGACTTTCCGCACGGACCTGTCTGGCGTGCAAATTCCCGACCGGCTCCGTGCCCAGTACCCGCATGAGATGACCATCGTCTTGCAACACCAGTTCTGGGACCTGAACGTGGACCGCAATGCCGGTATTGTGTCCGTCGGTCTGTCCTTTGGGGGTGTTGGCTCCATACTGGTCATTCCCGTTCGGGCCATTACCGGGTTTGCGGACCCCTCCATCCACTTCACCCTGCATTTTGAGCCGGTGGAGGATGAGGAAGACGCACAGGCAGACCACGCTCCGGCCGATGCCGGGGACACTGCGGAAGCACAGGGCGACTCCTCCTCTCAGGTTGTCAGCCTTGACGCCTTCCGCCGCAAAGGACCATCACCAGCCTGA
- the thyX gene encoding FAD-dependent thymidylate synthase encodes MSLTEAQRAEIAAHGQETFSTRRPTVAALEAMLYEPQEVLDHGFLRVIDYMGDDAAIVQAARVSYGRGTRKVSEDAGLIRYLMRHRHSSPFEMCEIKFHVKLPIFVARQWIRHRMASVNEYSARYSILDSEFYLPDPAHMAAQSEVNRQGRGEILAPEAAAEVLDILREDAMRTYRDYERMLDGENGYGLARELGRINLTLNTYTQWYWKIDLHNLMHFLALRIDPHAQYEIRVYAEAMLKILHAWVPTTAAAFEEYRRGAVTFSASMMAVVRRMLAGEVVEQAGSGLSRREWDEMMATLKPPAA; translated from the coding sequence ATGTCACTGACCGAAGCTCAACGCGCCGAAATTGCGGCCCACGGGCAGGAAACATTCTCCACCCGCCGCCCCACCGTGGCAGCGCTCGAGGCCATGCTGTACGAACCGCAGGAGGTTCTGGACCACGGCTTTTTGCGTGTGATCGACTATATGGGCGATGATGCGGCCATTGTGCAGGCTGCCCGTGTTTCCTACGGCCGTGGCACGCGCAAGGTGTCGGAAGATGCGGGGCTGATCCGCTACCTGATGCGGCACCGCCATTCCTCCCCGTTTGAAATGTGCGAGATCAAGTTCCACGTCAAACTGCCCATTTTTGTGGCGCGGCAGTGGATTCGCCACCGTATGGCGAGCGTGAACGAATATTCGGCCCGCTATTCCATTCTGGATAGCGAGTTCTATTTGCCCGACCCCGCACACATGGCCGCCCAGAGCGAGGTCAACCGTCAGGGCCGGGGCGAAATTCTGGCCCCCGAGGCTGCGGCAGAGGTGCTGGACATCCTGCGTGAAGACGCCATGCGCACCTACCGTGATTACGAGCGCATGCTGGACGGAGAAAACGGTTACGGCCTTGCGCGTGAGCTGGGGCGCATCAACCTCACGCTCAACACCTATACGCAGTGGTACTGGAAGATTGACCTGCATAATCTCATGCACTTCCTCGCCCTGCGCATTGACCCGCACGCACAGTACGAAATTCGTGTGTATGCGGAGGCCATGCTGAAGATCCTGCACGCATGGGTGCCCACCACCGCCGCCGCGTTTGAGGAATACCGGCGTGGTGCGGTCACGTTCTCGGCTTCCATGATGGCGGTTGTGCGCCGCATGCTGGCGGGGGAAGTGGTGGAGCAGGCCGGTTCGGGCCTGAGCCGCCGGGAATGGGATGAAATGATGGCGACCCTCAAGCCCCCAGCGGCCTGA